The Mycolicibacterium duvalii DNA window GATCCGGCCTCACATCACCTTCGACAGAAACGCTTTCGTCCGTTCGTGTTGCGGGTCGGCCATCACCTCGCGCGGCCGGCCCTGCTCGACCACCACGCCGTCGTCCATGAACACCAGCTCGTCGGCGACCTCCCGGGCGAATCCCATCTCGTGGGTGACCACGATCATCGTCATCCCCTCAGCGGCAAGGCTCTTCATCACCCCGAGCACCTCGCCGACCAGTTCGGGATCCAGCGCCGAGGTGGGTTCGTCGAACAACATCAGCTTCGGCTCCATCGCCAGCGCCCGGGCGATCGCGACCCGTTGCTGCTGTCCCCCGGACAGCTGCAGCGGATAGGCGTTCGCCTTGTCGGCCAGGCCGACCTGCTCGAGCAGTTCCCGGCCGCGCTGCACCGCCCTGTCCTTGCTGGTGCCCTTCACCTGGATCGGCGCCTCGATGACATTGCCCAGCGCGGTCCGGTGCGGGAAGAGGTTGAAATGCTGGAACACCATGCCCACATCGCGGCGCTGCTTGGCGACCTCGCGCGGCTTCATCTCGTAGAGCCGACCGCCGCGCTCGTGGTAGCCGACGAGCTCCCCGTCGACATACAGGCGGCCGGCGGAGACGGTCTCCAGGTGGTTGATGCAGCGCAGAAATGTCGACTTACCCGAACCGGACGGCCCGACCAGAACCAGGACCTCGCCCTTCTGCACCTCGAGGTTGATCCCTTTGAGAACCTTCAACGCCCCGAAGTCCTTGCACACCATCTCGGCCCGCACCATCGGGTGAGCCGACCCCGCGGCGTCCGGCGG harbors:
- a CDS encoding amino acid ABC transporter ATP-binding protein, whose protein sequence is MVRAEMVCKDFGALKVLKGINLEVQKGEVLVLVGPSGSGKSTFLRCINHLETVSAGRLYVDGELVGYHERGGRLYEMKPREVAKQRRDVGMVFQHFNLFPHRTALGNVIEAPIQVKGTSKDRAVQRGRELLEQVGLADKANAYPLQLSGGQQQRVAIARALAMEPKLMLFDEPTSALDPELVGEVLGVMKSLAAEGMTMIVVTHEMGFAREVADELVFMDDGVVVEQGRPREVMADPQHERTKAFLSKVM